A genomic region of Sarcophilus harrisii chromosome 6, mSarHar1.11, whole genome shotgun sequence contains the following coding sequences:
- the GAL gene encoding galanin peptides: MQRCGRSLLLASLILCVTLSETLGLVLSAKEKRGWTLNSAGYLLGPHAVDNHRSFNDKHGLAGKRELQAEDGMKPGNSESSMADENIVRTVLEFLTYLHLRDAGALDKISVSSEETNES, translated from the exons ATGCAGAGGTGCGGTCGGAGCCTCCTCTTGGCCTCCCTCATCCTGTGTGTCACCTTGTCGGAGACCCTGGGCCTCGTGCTCTCC GCCAAGGAAAAGCGAGGCTGGACTTTGAACAGTGCTGGTTATCTCCTTGGGCCAC ATGCCGTAGACAACCACCGATCATTCAATGACAAGCACGGCCTCGCTGGCAAACGGGAGCTCCAGGCTGAGGATGGCATGAAGCCAG GAAACTCGGAATCGTCCATGGCTGATGAAAACATTGTGCGTACAGTACTCGAGTTTCTGACATACTTGCATCTCAGAG ATGCTGGGGCCCTGGATAAAATCTCAGTCTCTTCAGAAGAAACAAATGAATCCTGA